In Geminocystis sp. NIES-3709, a single genomic region encodes these proteins:
- the nblS gene encoding two-component system sensor histidine kinase NblS — MAIATFVVSLVMSSLTFWAVNSIQQDAQINDTRFGRDLGLLLASNVAPLVAEDNLTEVARFSGRFFNSTSSVRYIIYANEEGQIFFGIPFSQNEVKNSLTIQRKLELPEDYNPKAKIPVVRQHFTPDGKVTDVFVPLSVDKQYLGVLAIGINPNPTVVASSNLTRDVTIAVFISIWAMVILGGVFNALTITQPIKELLLGVKNIAAGNFKQRIDLPLGGELGELILSFNDMAEILEKYEEQNIEELTAEKAKLETLVSTIADGAILLDSQLKLILVNPAARRMFNWENTHIIGEDLLEYLPLEVTQQLKTPLTNISHGQDSDEEKDSHDILPTRGEFTIALSNPNQRIFRILLTQVLDQNRENIKGIVMTVQDITKEAELNEAKSQFISNVSHELRTPLFNIKSFIETLFEYGEDLTETEKLEFLQTANNETDRLTRLVNDVLDLSRLESSRSYEFTPLDLGQPIEQTLRTYQLNAKDKNIKLFSEIATELPPIWGHYDLLLQVFTNLVGNALKFTLEGGSVTVKAYPVKANPENSEEFSHVRVEISDTGIGIAPEDQEAIFDRFFRVENRVHTLEGTGLGLSIVKNITEKHNSRIHLTSEVGVGTTFWFDLQIYSNGK, encoded by the coding sequence ATGGCGATCGCTACCTTCGTGGTATCATTAGTAATGAGTAGTTTAACATTTTGGGCTGTCAATTCCATTCAACAGGATGCTCAAATAAATGATACTCGTTTTGGTAGAGATTTAGGGTTACTGTTAGCTAGTAATGTTGCGCCTTTAGTTGCCGAAGATAATTTAACTGAAGTCGCCAGATTTTCAGGACGCTTTTTCAATAGTACATCAAGCGTCAGATATATTATTTATGCTAATGAAGAAGGGCAGATTTTTTTCGGTATTCCTTTTTCTCAAAATGAAGTTAAAAATTCTCTTACTATTCAAAGAAAACTAGAGTTACCCGAAGATTATAATCCGAAAGCTAAAATTCCTGTGGTTAGACAACACTTCACCCCAGACGGTAAAGTAACGGATGTTTTTGTACCTTTATCGGTTGATAAGCAATATTTAGGGGTGTTGGCTATCGGTATTAATCCGAATCCCACTGTTGTGGCTTCTTCTAATCTTACCAGAGATGTCACTATTGCGGTATTTATCTCTATTTGGGCGATGGTTATTTTAGGGGGTGTATTTAATGCCTTAACTATTACTCAACCTATCAAAGAATTATTGTTAGGAGTTAAAAATATTGCGGCGGGTAATTTTAAACAGAGAATTGATTTACCCCTCGGAGGAGAATTGGGAGAATTGATTTTAAGTTTTAATGATATGGCAGAAATTTTAGAAAAATATGAAGAACAAAATATAGAAGAATTAACTGCAGAAAAAGCGAAATTAGAAACCCTTGTTTCAACCATTGCTGACGGGGCAATTTTATTGGATTCTCAACTTAAATTGATTTTAGTAAATCCAGCCGCTAGAAGAATGTTTAATTGGGAAAATACTCATATTATTGGAGAAGATTTACTAGAATATTTACCACTGGAAGTAACTCAACAATTAAAAACTCCTCTTACTAATATTTCTCATGGACAAGATTCTGATGAAGAAAAAGATAGCCATGATATTTTACCTACTAGAGGAGAGTTTACGATCGCTTTAAGTAATCCTAATCAACGTATTTTTAGAATTTTACTTACTCAGGTATTAGATCAAAATAGGGAAAACATCAAAGGAATTGTGATGACAGTACAAGATATAACAAAAGAGGCTGAATTAAATGAAGCTAAAAGTCAATTTATTAGTAATGTTTCCCATGAATTAAGAACTCCATTATTTAATATTAAATCTTTTATAGAAACTCTATTTGAGTACGGTGAGGACTTAACAGAAACAGAAAAATTAGAGTTTTTACAAACAGCTAATAATGAAACCGATCGACTTACTAGATTAGTTAATGATGTATTAGATTTATCTCGTTTAGAATCTTCGAGAAGTTATGAATTTACACCATTAGATTTAGGACAACCTATCGAACAAACTTTAAGAACTTATCAACTAAATGCTAAGGATAAAAATATTAAATTATTTTCAGAAATAGCTACTGAATTACCACCTATTTGGGGACATTATGATCTTCTTTTACAAGTTTTTACTAATTTGGTAGGCAATGCTTTAAAATTCACTTTGGAAGGGGGTAGCGTAACGGTTAAAGCCTATCCCGTTAAAGCTAATCCTGAAAACTCAGAAGAATTTTCTCATGTGAGAGTAGAAATTTCTGATACAGGAATCGGTATTGCACCAGAAGACCAAGAGGCTATATTTGATCGATTTTTTCGAGTAGAAAATAGAGTTCACACCTTAGAGGGTACCGGTTTGGGGTTATCGATCGTCAAAAATATTACAGAAAAACACAACAGTCGTATTCATTTAACCAGTGAAGTAGGAGTGGGTACAACTTTTTGGTTTGATTTACAAATTTATAGCAACGGAAAATGA
- a CDS encoding DUF4340 domain-containing protein, with translation MKFNRTTISLVILALGLTGFVYFSEIKNQGLDISSKIEEKEDKKENIFSFDSKDIKGIVIEVNNQKISFEKTDKDIWEMIQPEKLTASDAAISFLVNLFNQAENKIQIPLTEEKRQEYGLVQSSYKIQWRLKNDEQYQMILGKPNFDDTQIYAEVKFPDSVKTKQNIFLVSKSFQYAIERDFNEWKAVDK, from the coding sequence ATGAAATTTAATCGTACAACAATATCATTGGTAATTTTAGCATTAGGTTTAACGGGGTTTGTTTATTTTAGCGAAATCAAAAATCAAGGATTGGATATTAGTTCTAAGATAGAAGAAAAAGAAGACAAAAAAGAGAATATTTTTAGTTTTGACTCTAAAGATATTAAAGGAATTGTTATTGAGGTGAATAACCAGAAAATTAGTTTCGAGAAAACAGATAAAGATATTTGGGAAATGATACAACCAGAAAAGTTAACGGCTAGTGATGCGGCTATTTCTTTTTTGGTAAATTTATTTAATCAAGCGGAAAATAAAATACAAATTCCCTTGACGGAAGAAAAAAGACAAGAATATGGTTTAGTGCAGTCAAGTTATAAAATTCAGTGGAGATTGAAAAATGATGAACAATATCAAATGATTTTAGGGAAACCTAACTTCGATGATACCCAAATTTATGCAGAAGTTAAATTTCCTGATTCTGTAAAAACAAAACAAAATATTTTCTTAGTCTCTAAAAGTTTTCAATATGCCATTGAAAGAGATTTTAATGAGTGGAAAGCAGTGGATAAGTAA
- a CDS encoding PHP domain-containing protein, with protein MLLTTKKTRPLSSDDREQDTIKLRAVWKNINYFSCPHNYNFHLHTSCSDGQLTPELLVEQALSIGLQGFAITDHHSVKGFDRARNYLREKSHHHTGLPHLWTGIEITSELNGTNVHILGYGFNPEVHNLQKYLTGNAPVGKDAQAKNVIKTLHQAGGLVVLAHPARYRRSAEELITEAYSLGIDGVETYYAYTNPNPWQPSKNQTSIVKSMAKKYNLYTTCGTDTHGSNILVRL; from the coding sequence ATGCTACTAACAACAAAAAAAACTCGTCCTTTATCCAGTGACGATCGGGAGCAAGATACGATAAAATTAAGAGCAGTATGGAAAAATATTAACTATTTTAGTTGCCCTCATAATTACAACTTTCATCTACACACCAGTTGTTCTGACGGACAATTAACCCCAGAATTATTAGTAGAACAAGCACTATCTATCGGTTTACAAGGATTCGCTATTACTGATCATCATAGCGTTAAAGGATTCGATCGAGCTAGAAATTACCTCCGTGAAAAATCTCATCATCATACTGGGCTACCTCATCTATGGACAGGTATTGAAATTACCTCAGAATTAAACGGTACTAATGTTCATATACTAGGTTATGGATTTAATCCCGAAGTCCATAATTTACAAAAGTACTTAACAGGAAACGCTCCTGTCGGGAAAGATGCTCAAGCAAAAAATGTGATTAAAACCCTCCACCAAGCAGGAGGATTAGTCGTATTAGCACACCCTGCTCGTTATCGTCGTAGTGCAGAAGAGTTAATTACCGAAGCCTATAGTTTAGGAATAGATGGGGTGGAAACTTATTATGCCTACACTAATCCTAACCCTTGGCAACCTAGCAAAAATCAAACTTCGATCGTGAAAAGTATGGCCAAAAAATACAATTTATACACTACTTGTGGCACTGATACTCATGGTAGTAATATCTTAGTGCGTCTTTAA
- a CDS encoding NrtR DNA-binding winged helix domain-containing protein has protein sequence MTKKVVKVKHNLADFNVGVDNVIFSVDTIKNKLLILLVKREKEPFKEFWSLPATLVKQGESLESAAYRTLAEKIKVNNLYLEQLYTFDSRDYDDRYLSISYFALVRYEDAKITKNIKTVTWITLDAIPTLAFNHNCIVEYGYQRLRNKLEYSPIAFDVLPELFTLYDLYQLYITVLGENFTDYSNFRSRLLKLGFLIDTGEKAYKGAGRPATLYRFDTHAFAPLKDKPLLFV, from the coding sequence ATGACGAAAAAAGTTGTTAAAGTGAAACACAATCTAGCAGATTTTAACGTGGGAGTAGATAATGTTATTTTTTCCGTTGATACTATCAAGAATAAGTTACTAATACTATTAGTAAAACGAGAAAAAGAACCCTTTAAAGAATTTTGGAGTTTACCCGCAACTTTAGTTAAACAAGGAGAATCTTTAGAGTCCGCCGCCTACCGCACTTTAGCTGAAAAAATTAAAGTTAATAACCTTTATTTAGAACAGTTATATACCTTTGATAGTCGTGATTATGACGATCGTTATCTATCCATTAGTTACTTTGCTTTAGTAAGATATGAAGATGCTAAAATAACTAAAAATATCAAAACCGTTACATGGATTACCTTAGATGCTATTCCTACTCTTGCTTTTAATCATAATTGTATTGTGGAATATGGTTATCAAAGACTTAGAAATAAACTTGAATATAGTCCGATCGCATTTGACGTTTTACCAGAATTATTTACCCTTTATGACCTTTATCAACTTTATATTACTGTTTTAGGGGAAAACTTTACTGATTACTCAAATTTTCGTTCTCGTTTATTGAAATTAGGTTTTTTAATAGACACAGGAGAAAAGGCTTATAAGGGTGCTGGAAGACCTGCAACTCTTTATCGTTTCGATACCCATGCTTTTGCACCCCTAAAAGATAAACCCCTTTTATTTGTTTAA
- a CDS encoding nicotinate-nucleotide adenylyltransferase codes for MIIAIFGTSADPPTIAHKNILTYLSNNYDIVGVYASDNPFKSHGSNLFHRSQMLKLLTQELNLSNITHCQEISDRRTINTVEKARIKWGENIDLTMVIGSDLAEQIFTWYQAEKLWTQLKVLLVPREGYTIKQEVIDKINHHSLGCSIAPCQIPPFSSTDYRHKHDSVVLTDKVKVYIEENRLYLDDEKSC; via the coding sequence ATGATTATCGCTATTTTTGGTACGAGTGCTGATCCACCTACGATCGCCCATAAAAATATATTAACTTACCTAAGTAATAATTATGATATAGTGGGAGTCTATGCTTCAGATAATCCCTTTAAAAGTCATGGGAGTAATTTATTTCATCGTAGTCAAATGTTAAAATTACTAACTCAAGAACTCAATTTATCTAATATTACTCATTGTCAAGAAATTAGCGATCGACGCACTATCAATACAGTAGAAAAAGCAAGGATAAAATGGGGGGAAAACATTGATTTAACAATGGTAATAGGGAGTGATTTAGCAGAACAGATTTTTACATGGTATCAAGCAGAAAAATTGTGGACACAGTTGAAAGTTTTATTAGTACCCAGAGAAGGTTATACTATCAAGCAGGAAGTCATCGACAAAATTAATCATCATAGTTTAGGATGTTCGATCGCTCCCTGTCAAATACCGCCTTTTTCTTCTACAGATTATCGCCATAAACATGATTCGGTAGTGTTAACTGATAAAGTAAAGGTTTATATTGAAGAAAATCGTTTATATTTGGATGACGAAAAAAGTTGTTAA